A DNA window from Mycolicibacter terrae contains the following coding sequences:
- a CDS encoding MFS transporter, protein MISSVVSLNAALGAIAVDTGATQSQLTWIVDGYTLVMACLLLPAGALGDRYGRRGALLVGLAIFADASLAPVLISSSPMGLIVARMIAGIGAAAVLPATLSLLTTAFPEDERNKAVGIWAGVCASSALVGFAGTALLTQFGYWTTIFWAFAVAAILLYILALSIPSSKDPDATPIDWWGALLIAAAVAVFVYSVIEAPLRGWSDGLVMGGLVTGTALGLLFGWVELRLTHPLLDVRVFRRPDMLTGSLGITTMFFAIFGFFFLVMQYLQLVVGYSAMQTAIALCPLAVPLMALASLTPWYLPRLGLRISVAGGLGILATGLFCMRLVHVDSSYVDLAWPLVVLSSGMGLCNAPSTTAITGAVPPNKQGVASAVNDATREVGGALGIALAGSTLAAGYTKALAPAVSVYPDEVQELSLGSLAQAFAIADRLGPTGERLRTDAKYAFVEAMDSSLVMLGGVALAAAVVVAIWAPGASGLQFPILRRAAYRGRHRR, encoded by the coding sequence GTGATCTCGTCGGTGGTGTCGCTCAACGCCGCGCTGGGCGCTATCGCGGTTGATACCGGCGCCACGCAATCCCAGCTGACGTGGATAGTCGACGGCTACACCTTGGTGATGGCCTGCCTGTTGTTGCCCGCGGGCGCGTTGGGTGATCGTTACGGACGCCGCGGCGCCCTGCTGGTGGGGTTGGCCATCTTCGCCGACGCTTCGCTTGCGCCGGTATTGATCAGCAGCAGCCCCATGGGGCTGATCGTGGCCCGGATGATCGCCGGCATCGGTGCCGCCGCCGTCCTGCCCGCCACCCTGTCATTGCTGACCACCGCATTTCCCGAAGATGAGCGCAACAAGGCGGTCGGTATCTGGGCGGGCGTGTGCGCATCGAGCGCGCTGGTCGGTTTTGCGGGTACCGCACTTCTCACCCAATTCGGGTACTGGACAACAATATTCTGGGCATTCGCCGTCGCCGCAATACTGCTGTATATCCTGGCGCTCAGCATCCCGTCATCGAAAGATCCCGACGCCACCCCGATCGACTGGTGGGGCGCGCTGCTGATCGCCGCGGCCGTGGCGGTATTCGTCTACAGCGTGATCGAAGCTCCACTGCGAGGTTGGAGTGATGGCTTGGTGATGGGCGGCCTGGTCACGGGAACGGCGCTTGGACTGTTGTTCGGATGGGTTGAACTACGCCTGACTCACCCACTGTTGGACGTCCGGGTGTTTCGGCGCCCCGATATGCTCACCGGTTCCCTCGGCATCACCACCATGTTCTTCGCGATCTTCGGCTTCTTCTTCCTGGTCATGCAGTACCTGCAACTTGTCGTGGGATACAGCGCCATGCAGACGGCGATCGCGTTGTGCCCGTTGGCGGTACCGCTAATGGCCTTGGCTTCACTGACCCCGTGGTATCTACCACGTCTGGGGCTGCGGATCTCGGTTGCAGGCGGACTGGGCATCTTGGCGACCGGACTGTTCTGTATGCGTTTGGTCCACGTCGATTCCAGCTACGTCGACCTGGCTTGGCCCCTGGTCGTCCTGAGTTCCGGGATGGGCCTGTGCAACGCGCCTTCGACCACCGCTATCACCGGCGCTGTCCCGCCCAACAAACAGGGCGTGGCTTCGGCTGTCAACGACGCCACCAGGGAAGTCGGCGGCGCGCTGGGCATCGCACTCGCCGGTTCGACGCTTGCGGCCGGTTACACCAAGGCGCTTGCCCCGGCCGTCAGTGTCTACCCCGATGAGGTCCAGGAGTTGTCCCTGGGCTCACTTGCCCAGGCATTCGCCATCGCGGATCGGCTCGGGCCGACTGGAGAACGCTTACGGACCGACGCCAAGTACGCATTCGTCGAGGCGATGGACTCGTCGCTGGTGATGCTCGGCGGTGTCGCCCTGGCCGCCGCGGTGGTTGTTGCGATCTGGGCGCCCGGTGCTTCAGGTCTGCAATTCCCGATCCTGCGTCGAGCGGCTTATCGTGGCCGCCATCGACGGTGA
- the secA gene encoding preprotein translocase subunit SecA has product MLSKLLRFGEGRMVKRLRKVADYVDTLAGDTESLTDAELRAKTDEFRSRHADGESLDDLLPEAFAVAREAAWRVLTQRPFHVQLMGGAALHYGNVAEMKTGEGKTLTCVLPAYLNAIAGKGVHVVTVNDYLAKRDSEWMGRVHRFLGLEVGVILSQMTPDERRVAYNADVTYGTNNEFGFDYLRDNMAHSLEQLVQRPHHYAIVDEVDSILIDEARTPLIISGPADGSSNWYTEFARIVPMMEKDVHYEVDLRKRTIGVHEAGVEFVEDQLGIDNLYEAANSPLVSYLNNALKAKELFNRDKDYIVRNGEVFIVDEFTGRVLVGRRYNEGMHQAIEAKEQVEIKAENQTLATITLQNYFRLYDKLAGMTGTAETEAAELHEIYKLGVVAIPTNMPMARTDQIDLIYKTEEAKFAAVVDDITERYEKGQPVLIGTTSVERSEYLSKQLIKRRIPHNVLNAKQHEREAHIIAEAGRRGAITVATNMAGRGTDIVLGGNVDFLADQKLRSQGLDPVETPEEYEAAWDETLTAIKAEAAAEAKEVIEAGGLYVLGTERHESRRIDNQLRGRSGRQGDPGESRFYLSLGDELMRRFNGAALESLLTRLNLPDDVPIEAKMVNRAIKSAQTQVEQQNFEIRKNVLKYDEVMNQQRKVIYAERRRILDGENLAEQAHDMLVDVITAYVNGATGEGYAEDWDLEQLWTALKTLYPVGIDYHELLHAADVGEADDLTREELLEALIADAENAYAAREAEVDGKAGAGAMRELERGVLLSVLDRKWREHLYEMDYLKEGIGLRAMAQRDPLVEYQREGFDMFSGMLEGLKEESVGFLFNVAVEAAPAPSVAPMDAPEGLAEMGLRAKGIDGANGADGASGLTYTGPDEDGSAQVRRTRDLQPAGSTSRRERREAARREGRGPRQPKTPRKA; this is encoded by the coding sequence GTGCTGTCCAAGTTGCTGCGTTTTGGTGAAGGCCGCATGGTCAAACGGCTCAGGAAGGTCGCCGACTACGTCGACACCCTCGCCGGGGACACGGAAAGTCTGACCGACGCCGAACTGCGCGCCAAGACCGACGAGTTCCGCTCCCGCCACGCCGACGGCGAATCCCTCGACGACCTGCTGCCCGAGGCGTTCGCGGTGGCCCGCGAGGCGGCCTGGCGGGTGCTGACCCAACGGCCCTTCCACGTGCAGCTGATGGGTGGCGCGGCGCTGCACTACGGCAACGTCGCCGAGATGAAGACCGGTGAGGGCAAGACCCTGACCTGTGTGCTGCCGGCCTATCTCAACGCGATCGCCGGCAAGGGCGTGCACGTCGTCACCGTCAACGACTACCTGGCCAAGCGCGACAGCGAGTGGATGGGGCGCGTGCACCGCTTCCTGGGCCTGGAGGTCGGGGTGATCCTGTCCCAGATGACCCCCGACGAGCGGCGGGTCGCCTACAACGCCGACGTCACCTACGGCACCAACAACGAGTTCGGCTTCGACTACCTGCGTGACAACATGGCGCATTCGCTGGAACAGCTGGTGCAGCGCCCACACCACTACGCCATCGTCGATGAGGTGGACTCCATCCTGATCGACGAGGCGCGCACCCCGCTGATCATCTCCGGGCCGGCCGACGGCAGCTCGAACTGGTACACCGAGTTCGCCCGGATCGTGCCGATGATGGAGAAGGACGTCCACTACGAAGTCGACCTGCGCAAGCGCACCATCGGGGTGCACGAGGCCGGGGTCGAGTTCGTCGAGGACCAGCTCGGCATCGACAACCTCTACGAGGCGGCCAACTCGCCGCTGGTCAGCTACCTCAACAACGCCCTGAAGGCCAAGGAGCTGTTCAACCGCGACAAGGACTACATCGTCCGCAACGGCGAAGTCTTCATCGTCGACGAGTTCACCGGCCGGGTGCTGGTCGGGCGGCGCTACAACGAGGGCATGCACCAGGCCATCGAGGCCAAGGAGCAGGTGGAGATCAAGGCCGAGAACCAGACGCTGGCCACCATCACCCTGCAGAACTACTTCCGGCTCTACGACAAGCTCGCCGGGATGACCGGCACCGCCGAGACCGAAGCCGCCGAACTGCACGAGATCTACAAGCTGGGCGTGGTGGCGATCCCCACCAACATGCCGATGGCCCGCACCGACCAGATCGACCTCATCTACAAGACCGAGGAGGCCAAGTTCGCCGCGGTCGTCGACGACATCACCGAACGCTACGAGAAGGGCCAGCCGGTGCTGATCGGCACCACCAGCGTGGAGCGCTCGGAGTACCTGTCCAAGCAGCTGATCAAGCGGCGCATTCCGCACAACGTCCTCAACGCCAAGCAGCACGAGCGCGAGGCGCACATCATCGCCGAGGCCGGCCGGCGCGGCGCGATCACCGTGGCGACCAACATGGCCGGTCGCGGCACCGACATCGTGCTCGGCGGCAACGTCGACTTCCTGGCCGACCAGAAGCTGCGCAGCCAGGGCCTGGACCCGGTGGAAACCCCCGAGGAGTACGAAGCCGCCTGGGACGAGACGCTGACCGCGATCAAGGCGGAGGCGGCCGCCGAGGCCAAGGAAGTGATCGAGGCCGGTGGTCTCTACGTGCTGGGCACCGAGCGGCACGAGTCGCGGCGCATCGACAACCAGCTGCGCGGCCGATCCGGCCGGCAGGGCGACCCGGGGGAGTCGCGGTTCTACCTGTCGCTGGGCGACGAGCTGATGCGACGGTTCAACGGTGCCGCGCTGGAGTCACTGTTGACCCGGTTGAACCTGCCCGACGATGTGCCGATCGAGGCCAAGATGGTCAACCGGGCGATCAAGAGCGCCCAGACCCAAGTCGAGCAGCAGAACTTCGAGATCCGCAAGAACGTGCTGAAGTACGACGAGGTGATGAACCAGCAGCGCAAGGTGATCTACGCAGAGCGCCGGCGCATCCTCGACGGCGAGAACCTGGCCGAGCAAGCCCACGACATGCTCGTCGACGTGATCACCGCCTACGTCAACGGCGCCACCGGTGAGGGCTACGCCGAGGACTGGGACCTGGAGCAGTTGTGGACCGCGCTGAAGACGCTGTACCCGGTGGGCATCGACTATCACGAGCTGCTGCACGCCGCCGACGTCGGCGAGGCCGACGACCTGACCCGCGAGGAACTGCTGGAGGCGCTGATCGCCGACGCCGAGAACGCCTACGCCGCACGCGAGGCTGAGGTCGACGGCAAGGCGGGTGCCGGGGCCATGCGGGAGCTGGAACGCGGCGTGCTGTTGTCGGTCCTGGACCGCAAGTGGCGCGAACACCTCTACGAGATGGACTACCTCAAGGAGGGCATCGGTCTGCGGGCGATGGCTCAGCGCGACCCACTGGTGGAGTACCAGCGCGAGGGCTTCGACATGTTCAGCGGCATGCTCGAGGGGCTCAAAGAGGAATCGGTGGGCTTCCTGTTCAACGTCGCGGTCGAGGCCGCCCCGGCGCCGTCGGTGGCACCGATGGACGCGCCCGAGGGACTGGCGGAAATGGGATTGCGCGCCAAGGGGATCGACGGCGCCAACGGTGCCGACGGTGCGTCCGGGCTGACCTACACCGGTCCAGACGAGGACGGCTCCGCGCAGGTGCGCCGCACCCGCGACCTGCAGCCGGCGGGTTCTACATCACGGCGTGAGCGCCGCGAGGCGGCTCGCCGCGAAGGCCGCGGGCCCCGGCAGCCCAAGACACCGCGCAAGGCCTGA
- the hpf gene encoding ribosome hibernation-promoting factor, HPF/YfiA family, protein MVSQFVETSRTQVDADESPDQPGGAEIVVKGRNVEIPDHFRVYVAQKLARLERLDRSIRLFDVELKHANNRRQRKSCQQIDITAHGRGPVVRGEARADSFYAAFEAAIDRLESRLRRDKGRRNVSYGDKTPVSVAEATGATAPDPAFLADAFERDGTAEPDRRAGAGPGEGGLSGDHDHEPGRIVRIKEHPATPTSVDDALYEMELVGHDFFLFHDKETDQPSVVYRRHAYDYGLIRLV, encoded by the coding sequence ATGGTAAGTCAATTCGTGGAAACCAGCCGTACGCAGGTCGACGCCGACGAGAGCCCCGATCAGCCGGGGGGCGCCGAGATCGTGGTCAAGGGCCGCAACGTCGAGATCCCGGACCATTTCCGCGTTTATGTCGCGCAGAAACTGGCCCGCCTGGAGCGACTGGACCGCTCCATTCGACTGTTCGACGTCGAGCTCAAGCACGCCAACAACCGCCGGCAGCGAAAGTCCTGCCAGCAGATCGACATCACCGCGCACGGCCGCGGGCCGGTGGTCCGCGGCGAGGCCCGCGCCGACAGTTTCTACGCCGCGTTCGAGGCCGCGATCGACCGTCTGGAGAGCCGGTTGCGTCGCGACAAAGGCCGCCGCAACGTCTCCTACGGCGACAAGACCCCGGTTTCGGTGGCCGAGGCGACCGGGGCCACCGCGCCGGACCCAGCGTTCCTCGCCGACGCGTTCGAGCGGGACGGCACCGCCGAGCCGGACCGCCGCGCCGGGGCCGGACCCGGCGAAGGCGGGCTATCCGGCGACCACGACCACGAGCCGGGTCGCATCGTACGCATCAAGGAGCATCCCGCCACGCCGACATCCGTCGACGACGCGCTGTATGAGATGGAGCTCGTCGGCCACGACTTCTTCTTGTTCCATGACAAGGAGACCGACCAGCCGTCGGTGGTCTATCGCCGGCACGCCTATGACTACGGCCTGATCCGGTTGGTCTGA
- a CDS encoding ComF family protein yields the protein MLDAGLDLMLPRQCGGCGAPATRWCAGCAAQLAVGPGEPRLASPRLDPQVPVFALGRYAGARRQAIIAVKERGRTDLIAPLASTLAVALERLLSWRMLDPPLTIIPAPTRRSAARRRGGDPIGRIAVAASARHRGMSVAPALRMRALTRDSVGLGSGARERNIAGRVLLNRRRLPAAARRGDVVIVDDVVTTGATLAESVRVLRCGGVPVLAALVIAAA from the coding sequence ATGCTCGACGCTGGGTTGGATCTGATGCTTCCCCGGCAGTGCGGCGGCTGCGGCGCCCCGGCGACGCGATGGTGCGCCGGCTGCGCGGCGCAGCTCGCCGTCGGCCCCGGTGAGCCCCGCCTGGCAAGTCCCCGGCTCGACCCCCAGGTGCCGGTGTTCGCGCTGGGCCGCTACGCCGGGGCCCGCCGGCAGGCGATCATCGCGGTGAAGGAGCGTGGCCGCACCGACCTCATCGCGCCGCTGGCATCGACACTGGCCGTCGCGCTGGAGCGGCTGCTTAGCTGGCGGATGCTCGACCCGCCCCTGACGATCATCCCCGCGCCCACCCGGCGCAGCGCCGCCCGCCGGCGCGGCGGTGACCCGATCGGGCGGATTGCGGTCGCGGCGTCGGCGCGCCATCGGGGCATGTCGGTGGCGCCGGCGCTGCGGATGCGGGCACTGACCCGAGACTCGGTCGGGTTGGGCAGCGGCGCCCGCGAACGCAACATCGCCGGCCGGGTGTTGCTGAACCGGCGCCGGCTGCCCGCCGCCGCTCGCCGCGGTGACGTTGTGATCGTCGACGACGTCGTCACCACCGGCGCCACCCTGGCCGAATCGGTGCGAGTCCTGCGTTGCGGCGGGGTTCCGGTGCTCGCCGCGCTGGTGATCGCGGCCGCTTGA
- a CDS encoding acyl-CoA dehydrogenase family protein → MDFELTEEQAGLVDSTRSLLTGKATSEATRRLIDSSDGFDGDLWRRGAELGWPALAIPESDGGLGQQSIDLALVAVELGRSLAATPFVPTVVVADAVARSDTAEKSKLLRAMAEGTLVAGWAFAEYGQPWSTAGITTTARRHGGDYVLNGAKVSVQDADSAHLLLVDAVLDGAVARFLVPTDTAGVQIRRQHTIDVARSYCDVMLQEVVVPATAVCSGAGPATDSVARSAQLSTVLICAEMVGIGMRLQDMTVDYVKQRVQFGRPVGSFQAVKHKCADMRIRVQASTAATYFAALAIDSPHHDGSHAASVAKAYVSTAIDEVAGEALQLHGGIGFTWEHDLHLYLRRARADALLHGDAVFHREQLCRALQAANA, encoded by the coding sequence ATGGACTTCGAACTGACCGAGGAGCAAGCAGGGCTCGTCGACTCGACCCGGTCGCTGCTGACCGGCAAGGCGACATCGGAAGCGACCCGCCGCCTCATCGACAGCTCCGACGGGTTCGACGGCGACCTGTGGCGTCGCGGCGCCGAACTGGGCTGGCCGGCGCTGGCCATCCCCGAGAGCGACGGCGGGCTGGGCCAGCAGTCGATCGACCTGGCCCTGGTGGCCGTCGAACTGGGGCGGAGCCTGGCCGCCACGCCGTTCGTCCCGACCGTGGTGGTGGCCGACGCCGTGGCCCGGTCGGACACCGCCGAGAAGTCCAAGCTGCTGCGCGCGATGGCCGAGGGCACCCTGGTCGCGGGATGGGCCTTCGCCGAGTACGGGCAGCCCTGGTCGACGGCGGGCATCACCACCACCGCCCGCCGCCACGGCGGCGACTACGTGCTGAACGGCGCGAAAGTGTCGGTACAGGACGCCGATTCGGCGCACCTGCTGCTGGTGGACGCCGTGCTCGACGGTGCCGTCGCACGGTTTCTGGTGCCGACGGACACCGCCGGCGTGCAGATCAGGCGGCAACACACCATCGATGTCGCCCGCAGCTACTGCGACGTGATGTTGCAGGAGGTGGTGGTTCCGGCCACCGCCGTGTGTTCCGGCGCCGGACCCGCAACCGATTCCGTCGCCCGGTCGGCGCAGCTGAGCACGGTGCTGATCTGCGCTGAGATGGTCGGCATCGGGATGCGCCTACAGGACATGACCGTCGACTACGTCAAACAGCGGGTCCAGTTCGGGCGCCCGGTGGGCAGTTTCCAGGCCGTCAAACACAAATGCGCCGATATGCGCATCCGGGTGCAGGCCAGCACGGCCGCAACGTATTTCGCAGCCCTGGCGATCGACAGCCCGCACCACGACGGCTCGCACGCCGCCAGCGTCGCCAAGGCCTACGTCTCCACTGCCATCGACGAGGTGGCCGGCGAGGCCCTGCAGCTGCACGGCGGTATCGGGTTCACCTGGGAGCACGATCTGCACCTGTACCTGCGGCGCGCCCGGGCCGACGCCCTGCTGCACGGCGACGCGGTCTTTCACCGCGAGCAGCTGTGCCGGGCGCTGCAGGCGGCGAACGCCTAG
- a CDS encoding nitric-oxide reductase large subunit, protein MGTPTSDSGRAESLVGKGWAQGVALVMIFGFLVMGILAYRTYTASMPMPDRVVTESGRQLFTGDDITRGQELFQARGLMQYGSVLGHGAYLGPDYTAEYLRLATENVAGQFEAQGVANPHDEVVAEFRTNRYNADTGTLVLTDKQARAFADIQRHYAEYFGEDSTKYGLLPRMITDSGEIRDLTAFFAWTAWASAADRPGHAYSYTNNWPSEPRVDNGPTGSVVVWSVLSLIALLGGIGIMFTVYGRWSQNIGWHGTEMTKLEFRQPGDVPLTRSQRAAIWIFAVVAVLFLAQTLLGGAVEHYRADLSAFYGIDLAKILPYNLARTWHLQLSLFWTAAAFLAGGIFLVPFITRREPGRQSVLVYGLLGALAVVVFGSMAFEALSIFGAIKPGTVLSQQWEFLDLPRLFQLLLIVGLFLWIFIIWRGMRAKLATTSKMNLPWLFFFTGLAIPSFYAVSVLAGSDTHFSVADFWRFWMVHLWVEDFLELFTTAMVAYMFVQLGVVRERVAVLVILLDIILYSAGGVIGTMHHLYFSGTPVEHMALGAFFSAAEVIPLTFLTVEAWAFLQLGARQEAGGQHNFPARWAVMFLVAVGFWNFLGAGIFGFLVNLPVVSYYEIGTALTANHAHAAMFGVYGMLAVALAMFAFRYVIPADKWPNKLARISFWGMNIGLAWMVFVTLLPLGVLQLFHSVNAGYFEARSLGYITKPGNTLLEWLRLPGDVILIVGGVVPFCWIAWTALRNFRSGQTVEELPEHPLYTTVASDTEPAETQS, encoded by the coding sequence ATGGGCACGCCCACCAGCGATTCCGGCCGCGCCGAATCGCTGGTCGGCAAGGGCTGGGCGCAGGGCGTGGCCCTGGTGATGATCTTCGGATTCCTGGTGATGGGGATCCTGGCCTACCGCACCTACACCGCGTCGATGCCGATGCCGGACAGGGTCGTCACCGAGTCGGGCCGGCAACTGTTCACCGGCGACGACATCACCCGAGGTCAGGAGTTGTTCCAGGCCCGCGGACTGATGCAGTACGGGTCGGTGCTGGGCCACGGCGCCTACCTGGGCCCGGACTACACCGCCGAGTACCTGCGGCTGGCCACCGAGAACGTGGCCGGCCAGTTCGAGGCACAGGGCGTGGCCAATCCGCATGACGAGGTGGTCGCCGAGTTCCGGACCAACCGCTACAACGCCGACACCGGCACCCTGGTCCTCACCGACAAGCAGGCCCGGGCGTTCGCCGACATCCAACGCCACTACGCCGAGTACTTCGGTGAGGACTCCACCAAGTACGGCCTGTTGCCGCGCATGATCACCGACTCCGGTGAGATCCGCGACCTGACCGCCTTCTTCGCTTGGACCGCCTGGGCGTCGGCGGCCGACCGGCCCGGCCACGCCTACAGCTACACCAACAACTGGCCATCGGAGCCGCGCGTCGACAACGGTCCCACCGGATCGGTCGTGGTGTGGTCGGTACTGTCGCTGATCGCACTACTCGGCGGCATCGGGATCATGTTCACCGTCTACGGCCGCTGGAGCCAGAACATCGGCTGGCACGGCACCGAGATGACCAAGCTCGAGTTCCGCCAGCCCGGCGACGTGCCGCTGACTCGCTCGCAGCGCGCCGCGATCTGGATCTTCGCCGTCGTCGCGGTGCTATTTCTGGCCCAGACGCTGTTGGGCGGCGCCGTCGAGCACTACCGCGCGGACCTCTCGGCGTTCTACGGAATCGACCTGGCCAAGATCCTGCCCTACAACCTGGCCCGGACCTGGCACCTGCAGTTGTCGCTGTTCTGGACCGCGGCGGCGTTCCTGGCCGGCGGCATCTTCCTGGTGCCGTTCATCACCCGCCGCGAGCCCGGCAGGCAATCGGTGCTGGTCTACGGCCTGCTCGGCGCGCTCGCCGTCGTGGTCTTCGGTTCCATGGCGTTCGAGGCGCTGTCGATCTTCGGGGCGATCAAGCCCGGCACCGTGCTCTCCCAGCAGTGGGAGTTCCTGGACCTGCCGCGGCTGTTCCAGCTGCTGCTGATCGTCGGGTTGTTCCTGTGGATCTTCATCATCTGGCGCGGCATGCGCGCGAAGCTGGCGACGACCTCGAAGATGAACCTGCCCTGGCTGTTCTTCTTCACCGGCCTGGCCATCCCGTCCTTTTACGCGGTCAGCGTGCTCGCCGGCAGCGATACACACTTCTCGGTCGCCGACTTCTGGCGGTTCTGGATGGTGCACCTGTGGGTGGAGGACTTCCTGGAGCTGTTCACCACGGCGATGGTGGCCTACATGTTCGTCCAGCTCGGTGTGGTGCGCGAACGCGTCGCGGTGCTGGTGATCCTGCTCGACATCATCTTGTACTCCGCCGGCGGCGTGATCGGCACCATGCACCACCTGTACTTCTCCGGCACCCCGGTCGAGCACATGGCGCTGGGCGCGTTCTTCTCGGCCGCCGAGGTGATCCCGCTGACCTTCCTGACCGTGGAGGCCTGGGCATTCCTGCAGCTGGGCGCCCGCCAGGAGGCCGGTGGCCAGCACAACTTCCCGGCGCGCTGGGCGGTGATGTTCCTGGTCGCGGTCGGCTTCTGGAACTTCCTGGGCGCGGGCATCTTCGGCTTCCTGGTGAACCTTCCGGTGGTGTCCTACTACGAAATCGGCACCGCGCTCACCGCCAACCACGCCCACGCGGCGATGTTCGGGGTCTACGGCATGCTCGCGGTGGCCCTGGCGATGTTCGCCTTCCGGTACGTGATCCCGGCGGACAAGTGGCCCAACAAGTTGGCCCGAATCTCCTTCTGGGGCATGAACATCGGCTTGGCCTGGATGGTGTTCGTCACGCTGCTCCCGCTGGGTGTGCTGCAGTTGTTCCACTCGGTCAACGCCGGATACTTCGAGGCGCGGTCACTGGGCTACATCACCAAGCCGGGCAACACGCTGCTGGAGTGGCTGCGGCTACCGGGCGATGTGATCCTGATCGTCGGCGGGGTGGTCCCGTTCTGCTGGATCGCCTGGACCGCGCTGCGCAACTTCCGCTCCGGTCAGACGGTCGAGGAGTTGCCGGAGCACCCGCTCTACACCACGGTGGCGTCCGATACCGAGCCCGCCGAGACGCAGAGCTGA
- a CDS encoding slipin family protein, translated as MSEGLITVSVIVIAVLAVLAYFSIHVLPEYQRGVVFRVGHARPLYQPGLRLLIPLVDRMIRVDERVVTLTIPPQEVITRDNVPARVNAVVMFQVVDPLKAILAVENYAVATSQIAQTTLRSLLGRADLDTLLAHRDDLNADLRTIIDKQTEPWGVQVRVVEIKDVEIPESMQRAMAREAEAERERRAKVINARGELQASEELSQAAETLSRNPASLQLRYLQTLLELGADQNSTVVFPLPVDIITPFLGGAAAALRDAGRSK; from the coding sequence GTGAGTGAAGGGCTTATCACCGTATCGGTGATCGTGATCGCGGTGCTGGCCGTGCTGGCCTACTTCTCCATCCATGTATTGCCGGAATACCAACGGGGCGTCGTGTTCCGGGTGGGCCATGCCCGTCCCCTCTACCAACCCGGACTGCGGTTACTCATCCCGTTGGTGGACAGAATGATTCGCGTCGATGAGCGGGTCGTGACGCTCACCATTCCCCCGCAGGAGGTGATCACCCGAGACAACGTCCCGGCCCGGGTGAACGCGGTGGTGATGTTCCAGGTGGTCGACCCGCTCAAAGCGATTCTGGCGGTGGAGAACTACGCCGTGGCCACATCCCAGATCGCCCAGACCACACTGCGCTCGCTGCTGGGCCGGGCCGACCTGGACACCCTGCTGGCGCACCGTGACGACCTCAACGCCGACCTGCGCACCATCATCGACAAGCAGACCGAACCGTGGGGCGTGCAGGTCCGGGTGGTCGAGATCAAGGACGTGGAGATCCCGGAGTCGATGCAGCGCGCCATGGCCCGGGAGGCCGAGGCCGAGCGCGAGCGCCGGGCCAAGGTGATCAACGCCCGCGGCGAACTGCAGGCCTCCGAGGAACTGAGCCAGGCCGCCGAGACGCTGTCGCGCAATCCCGCATCGCTACAACTGCGTTACCTGCAAACCCTTTTGGAGCTCGGCGCCGACCAGAACTCGACCGTGGTCTTCCCGCTGCCGGTGGACATCATCACCCCGTTTCTGGGCGGTGCGGCCGCGGCTCTCCGCGATGCGGGGCGGAGCAAGTAG